One stretch of Oncorhynchus keta strain PuntledgeMale-10-30-2019 chromosome 18, Oket_V2, whole genome shotgun sequence DNA includes these proteins:
- the LOC118397541 gene encoding FMR1-interacting protein NUFIP2-like, with protein MPFITQAANNLKPKPPWKLLATHTKGSSNNHFKNSMNCKNDTPSELKTRDGKSESIALTNGVVLLNPDLYANGYPSMPGPNSGGSGSESGYITPKKRWAQRSAMAEESVTAWQEKATLQAVMVTNKHDTEPHTPEAADTAAGTQSPISITSVPPVAQVGELHCNNSDAKAVAGSVKKLEDRLSKAKLTSTKNDSWTLFKPPPVFPVDNSSAKTVPKVSYASKVKENLNKAGDTSPPQSQVPTRLSQVPMSAVKTITSPSFTNGLLSGEGNSCPLPTPLFSTTVCTGAMHVSLPRKWENESSLSSNGTNMSGTTSVTTRELREPSLLVYPLATSNMQPALPSAHQVDSPASKTSPKALVDIFQNQWGLSFINEPSAGPEVWPAVGKPALKGQIVEITFQGRGPTALPLQVSATSSLRPDKPFFPRAYKQDKQTMSQVHSSVGKSDPHLAPGPDAALGGQAPGTDTLIGEAGSRCAVVSSSKDPGAELPLASPAHPVSALVKEHSHHKGCDSRSWGAFDLKAAVIYHTKEIEYIQNLQKQDSKGVVFYEQSKDGPVKS; from the exons ATGCCCTTCATTACTCAAGCAGCAAACAACTTGAAACCCAAACCTCCCTGGAAGCTCCTCGCCACTCACACAAAAGGCAGTAGCAATAACCATTTTAAGAACAGTATGAATTGCAAAAATGACACTCCTTCAGAGTTGAAAACACGTGATGGCAAGAGCGAGTCCATTGCTTTAACAAATGGCGTTGTGCTCCTCAATCCTGACCTGTATGCTAACGGCTACCCCAGCATGCCTGGACCAAACAGTGGTGGCAGTGGTTCTGAGAGTGGATACATCACTCCCAAGAAACGCTGGGCTCAGCGGAGTGCAATGGCAGAGGAGAGTGTGACTGCTTGGCAGGAGAAGGCTACGCTTCAGGCAGTTATGGTCACTAACAAACATGACACGGAGCCTCACACTCCAGAGGCTGCCGATACAGCAGCAGGCACACAGTCTCCCATTTCCATCACAAGTGTCCCACCTGTGGCTCAGGTTGGTGAACTACACTGTAACAACTCTGACGCCAAGGCTGTTGCAGGCTCTGTTAAAAAGCTGGAAGACAGACTAAGCAAAGCTAAGCTTACCTCCACAAAAAATGATTCATGGACCCTCTTTAAACCACCCCCTGTCTTTCCTGTGGACAATAGTAGTGCCAAAACAGTGCCCAAGGTCAGTTATGCAAGTAAAGTGAAAGAGAATCTAAACAAAGCAGGTGACACCTCCCCTCCCCAGTCCCAGGTGCCCACCAGACTCTCCCAAGTCCCCATGTCTGCTGTCAAAACCATCACCTCCCCTAGCTTCACCAATGGACTCTTATCTGGAGAGGGGAATAGCTGCCCCCTCCCTACGCCACTTTTCAGCACTACTGTTTGCACTGGAGCAATGCATGTCTCCCTTCCCCGCAAGTGGGAGAACGAATCATCCTTGTCCAGCAACGGCACTAATATGTCGGGCACCACCTCCGTTACTACCAGAGAACTGAGAGAGCCCAGTCTCCTTGTTTACCCCCTGGCCACTTCAAATATGCAACCAGCCCTCCCCAGCGCCCACCAAGTGGACTCACCTGCCTCTAAGACAAGTCccaaagctctggtggacattttccAGAACCAGTGGGGGCTGTCGTTCATCAACGAGCCCAGTGCAGGGCCCGAGGTGTGGCCGGCAGTGGGGAAGCCAGCCTTGAAAGGCCAGATCGTGGAGATCACCTTTCAGGGACGTGGCCCTACAGCTTTGCCTCTGCAGGTCTCTGCCACCTCCTCTCTGAGACCTGACAAGCCCTTCTTCCCAAGAGCTTACAAGCAGGACAAACAAACTATGTCCCAAGTCCATAGCAGTGTTGGGAAATCAGACCCTCACTTGGCTCCTGGCCCTGATGCTGCGCTGGGAGGCCAAGCCCCTGGCACAGACACTCTGATTGGTGAGGCTGGGAGTAGATGTGCCGTAGTGTCCTCTTCTAAGGACCCTGGTGCTGAGTTGCCTCTTGCCTCCCCTGCTCATCCTGTGTCTGCTCTGGTGAAGGAGCACAGCCACCACAAGGGCTGTGACTCAAGATCTTGGGGGGCGTTCGATCTAAAAGCTGCTGTTATCTATCACACTAAAG AGATTGAATATATTCAGAATTTACAAAAACAAG ATTCAAAAGGAGTTGTGTTCTATGAGCAGTCCAAGGATGGGCCTGTTAAGTCATGA